A region of Thermobifida halotolerans DNA encodes the following proteins:
- a CDS encoding aldehyde dehydrogenase family protein has translation MSVSSETIAAIRDYVPEVRDLTIGGRPVTPAGERWDVYNPATEEVIGTVGGASPEQVDEAVRAARAAFGPWSVTPGEQRCAAILSLADRMEERFEKLLASIVNEVGTPVSLAEFLQVRMGIGHLRWQAEAAKKDRTVHLGPYDVPVPTMSDVDHFPVGVVAAITGYNYPLNLAIFKFGAALAAGCTVVLLPSPRTPLTTLLLGELVRESDLPDGVLNIIVGGADVGQCLSSHPGVDKVSFTGSDAVGAKIMAQAAANLNGVTLELGGKSANIVLPGCDVESFAVDMHLRWSRNAGQGCAALARLLVHEGLYDRFLKSGADAFGQMKVGDPWDPATNIGPLIRPDHRDRVNGFVTEALEQGGRALLRVDTPLPERGWYVNPVLLGDLPHSARAVQQEIFGPVAVVLPFEDTDEAVRLANDTAYGLAANVWAPDLQEGRRVAERLRAGTVWINGGGAMRPDAPFGGAGRSGIGREIGEWGIMEFLEPRHIQWAL, from the coding sequence ATGAGCGTCAGCAGCGAGACCATCGCCGCCATCCGCGACTACGTTCCCGAGGTACGGGACCTGACCATCGGCGGCCGACCGGTCACGCCCGCCGGTGAGCGCTGGGACGTGTACAACCCCGCCACCGAGGAGGTCATCGGCACGGTCGGCGGCGCCTCCCCCGAGCAGGTCGACGAGGCCGTCCGCGCCGCCCGCGCCGCCTTCGGCCCCTGGTCGGTGACGCCGGGCGAGCAGCGGTGCGCCGCCATCCTCAGCCTCGCCGACCGCATGGAGGAGCGCTTCGAGAAGCTGCTGGCCTCCATCGTCAACGAGGTGGGCACCCCGGTCTCCCTCGCCGAGTTCCTCCAGGTGCGGATGGGGATCGGCCACCTGCGCTGGCAGGCCGAGGCGGCCAAGAAGGACCGTACGGTCCACCTGGGCCCCTACGACGTCCCGGTGCCCACGATGAGCGACGTCGACCACTTCCCGGTGGGTGTGGTCGCCGCGATCACCGGCTACAACTACCCGCTCAACCTGGCGATCTTCAAGTTCGGCGCGGCGCTGGCCGCGGGCTGCACCGTGGTGCTGCTGCCCTCGCCCCGAACCCCGCTGACCACCCTGCTGCTGGGCGAGCTGGTCCGCGAGTCGGACCTGCCCGACGGCGTGCTCAACATCATCGTCGGCGGCGCCGACGTCGGCCAGTGCCTGTCCTCCCACCCGGGTGTGGACAAGGTGTCCTTCACCGGCTCCGACGCGGTGGGCGCCAAGATCATGGCGCAGGCGGCGGCCAACCTCAACGGCGTCACCCTGGAACTCGGCGGCAAGTCCGCCAACATCGTCCTGCCCGGCTGCGACGTCGAGTCCTTCGCGGTGGACATGCACCTGCGCTGGTCCCGCAACGCCGGGCAGGGCTGCGCGGCACTGGCCCGGCTGCTGGTCCACGAGGGCCTCTACGACCGCTTCCTGAAGTCCGGCGCCGACGCCTTCGGCCAGATGAAGGTCGGCGACCCCTGGGACCCGGCCACCAACATCGGCCCGCTGATCCGCCCCGACCACCGCGACCGCGTCAACGGGTTCGTCACCGAGGCGCTGGAGCAGGGCGGCCGGGCGCTGCTGCGGGTCGACACCCCACTGCCGGAGAGGGGCTGGTACGTCAACCCGGTGCTGCTGGGCGACCTGCCGCACAGCGCCCGCGCGGTGCAGCAGGAGATCTTCGGCCCGGTCGCGGTCGTGCTGCCGTTCGAGGACACCGACGAGGCGGTCCGCCTGGCCAACGACACCGCCTACGGCCTGGCCGCCAATGTGTGGGCGCCCGACCTGCAGGAGGGCCGCCGCGTCGCCGAGCGGCTGCGCGCCGGAACGGTGTGGATCAACGGCGGCGGAGCGATGCGCCCCGACGCCCCCTTCGGCGGCGCGGGCCGCTCGGGCATCGGCCGGGAGATCGGCGAGTGGGGGATCATGGAGTTCCTGGAGCCCCGCCACATCCAGTGGGCCCTGTGA
- a CDS encoding ABC transporter ATP-binding protein codes for MTTTEAAPAVLEAEDVAVHYGGIKAVDGFGLRLPAGRIYGILGPNGSGKSTFLAAVTRLVPLTRGRLLLDGEEYQTAPPTRLAHRGLARTFQTVRLLPELTVLENVQLGADLRPSGGRLRSWLGRDRPSEAVEEAIERTGLGDVRGSWPGELSYGMARRVEIARALAARPRLLLLDEPTAGMNHSERQEVSELMRRLRDEGLAQLIVEHDVQMMVDTCDHLVAMNFGSLVAEGSPEEVVSHPAVQEAYLGKRWRSHA; via the coding sequence ATGACGACCACCGAAGCCGCCCCCGCCGTCCTCGAAGCCGAGGACGTGGCGGTGCACTACGGCGGCATCAAGGCCGTGGACGGGTTCGGGCTGAGGCTGCCCGCGGGCCGGATCTACGGCATCCTCGGCCCGAACGGCTCGGGCAAGAGCACCTTCCTGGCCGCCGTGACGCGCCTGGTGCCGCTCACCCGGGGGCGCCTGCTGCTCGACGGCGAGGAGTACCAGACCGCGCCGCCGACGAGGCTGGCCCACCGCGGACTGGCTCGCACCTTCCAGACCGTGCGGCTGCTGCCCGAACTGACGGTCCTGGAGAACGTCCAGCTCGGCGCCGACCTGCGCCCCTCGGGGGGCAGGCTGCGGTCCTGGCTGGGCCGCGACCGGCCCTCCGAGGCGGTCGAGGAGGCGATCGAGCGGACCGGGCTGGGCGACGTCCGCGGCTCCTGGCCGGGCGAGCTGTCCTACGGCATGGCCCGCCGGGTGGAGATCGCCCGCGCCCTGGCGGCGCGGCCGCGGCTGCTCCTGCTCGACGAGCCCACCGCCGGAATGAACCACTCCGAGCGCCAGGAGGTCTCGGAGCTGATGCGCAGACTGCGGGACGAGGGGCTGGCCCAGCTGATCGTCGAGCACGACGTCCAGATGATGGTCGACACCTGCGACCACCTCGTGGCGATGAACTTCGGCTCGCTCGTGGCCGAGGGATCGCCCGAGGAGGTCGTCTCCCATCCCGCGGTGCAGGAGGCCTACCTGGGGAAGCGGTGGCGGTCCCATGCTTGA
- a CDS encoding CaiB/BaiF CoA transferase family protein → MTENRAAADGPLAGVRVLELGSMYAAPTAGRMLRDFGARVVKVEDPVTGDYARQWVPQKDGLSLGFSRLNAGKRSVGVDLRRPEGQDLVRRLAAEVDVVVESFRPGRLEEWGLGYDALSADNPGLVLTRVSGFGQTGPYRERPGFGTVAETACGFAGINGWPDSPPTAPPFGFADSIAGISAAMGTAMALFRRERTGQGDVVDVALYEPLMFIIGDLVLRYTGLGEIQTRIGNDTGAASPRGIYQASDGRYLAIAASNQSIAARLFAAMGQPDLIRDPRFATNADRLANNELVQKQVADWVGSLPRDRVLAVLEEYEVVSSPVNDASDIVADPHFLERTLVPITGNETLRSVLMPGPVLHMAHYPGPEYHGVPAVGEHTHSVLSEEFRFSESELAGLVDGGVINAAR, encoded by the coding sequence ATGACGGAGAACAGGGCCGCGGCGGACGGCCCCCTCGCCGGGGTGCGCGTCCTCGAACTCGGTTCGATGTACGCGGCGCCCACCGCGGGGCGGATGCTGCGGGACTTCGGCGCCCGGGTCGTCAAGGTCGAGGACCCGGTCACCGGGGACTACGCCCGGCAGTGGGTGCCGCAGAAGGACGGACTGTCGCTGGGCTTCTCCCGGCTCAACGCGGGCAAGCGCTCGGTCGGCGTCGACCTGCGCAGGCCGGAGGGCCAGGACCTGGTCCGGCGGCTGGCCGCCGAGGTGGACGTCGTGGTCGAGTCCTTCCGGCCGGGCCGGCTGGAGGAGTGGGGGCTGGGCTACGACGCGCTCAGCGCGGACAACCCCGGCCTGGTGCTGACCCGGGTGTCCGGTTTCGGGCAGACCGGCCCCTACCGGGAGCGGCCCGGGTTCGGCACCGTCGCCGAGACGGCCTGCGGGTTCGCGGGCATCAACGGGTGGCCCGACTCGCCGCCGACCGCGCCGCCGTTCGGCTTCGCGGACTCCATCGCCGGGATCTCGGCGGCCATGGGCACGGCCATGGCCCTGTTCCGGCGGGAGCGCACCGGGCAGGGCGACGTGGTCGACGTGGCGCTGTACGAGCCGCTGATGTTCATCATCGGCGACCTGGTGCTGCGCTACACCGGGCTCGGCGAGATCCAGACCCGTATCGGCAACGACACCGGCGCGGCCTCGCCCCGGGGCATCTACCAGGCCTCCGACGGCAGGTACCTGGCCATCGCCGCCTCCAACCAGTCGATCGCGGCGCGGCTGTTCGCGGCCATGGGCCAGCCCGACCTCATCAGGGACCCGAGGTTCGCGACCAACGCCGACCGGCTCGCCAACAACGAGCTGGTGCAAAAACAGGTCGCCGACTGGGTCGGCTCGCTCCCGCGCGACCGGGTGCTGGCCGTGCTGGAGGAGTACGAGGTGGTCAGCTCCCCGGTCAACGACGCCAGCGACATCGTGGCCGACCCGCACTTCCTGGAGCGCACCCTCGTGCCGATCACCGGCAACGAGACACTCAGGTCGGTGCTGATGCCCGGTCCGGTGCTGCACATGGCCCACTACCCGGGACCCGAGTACCACGGCGTGCCCGCGGTCGGTGAGCACACCCACTCGGTGCTGTCCGAGGAGTTCCGGTTCTCCGAGTCGGAGTTGGCCGGACTGGTCGACGGCGGTGTCATCAACGCCGCGCGTTGA
- a CDS encoding ABC transporter ATP-binding protein — MLEIRDLHVSYAKIEAVRGVSASAAPGRITLLLGANGAGKTTTLRAAMGLLPVRSGQVVLDGRPITGHPTHRIVRDGLVLVPEGRQVFAPLTVEENLVLGGYTAGRDRAAEAMARVYEMFPILRERRNGPAGLLSGGEQQMLAFGRALMSTPRAMMLDEPSMGLAPTMVESVLGAVRAIADSGIALLMVEQNADMGLEIADDVVVVARGEVVFSGPAEQARRNTSVVRAFLGEAALES, encoded by the coding sequence ATGCTTGAGATCCGTGATCTGCACGTCAGCTACGCAAAGATCGAGGCGGTGCGCGGGGTGAGCGCGTCCGCGGCTCCCGGACGGATCACCCTGCTCCTGGGAGCCAACGGCGCGGGCAAGACCACGACGCTGCGGGCGGCCATGGGGCTGCTCCCGGTCAGGTCCGGACAGGTGGTCCTGGACGGCAGGCCGATCACCGGCCATCCGACGCACCGGATCGTGCGCGACGGCCTGGTGCTGGTCCCCGAGGGGCGGCAGGTGTTCGCGCCCCTGACGGTGGAGGAGAACCTGGTCCTCGGCGGCTACACCGCCGGCCGGGACAGGGCGGCCGAGGCCATGGCCCGCGTCTACGAGATGTTCCCGATCCTCAGGGAGCGGCGCAACGGCCCGGCGGGCCTGCTCAGCGGCGGCGAGCAGCAGATGCTGGCCTTCGGTCGGGCCCTGATGTCCACGCCGCGCGCGATGATGCTGGACGAGCCGTCCATGGGGCTGGCCCCCACGATGGTCGAGTCCGTGCTGGGCGCGGTCCGCGCCATCGCCGACTCCGGCATCGCGCTGCTCATGGTGGAGCAGAACGCCGACATGGGACTGGAGATCGCTGACGACGTCGTGGTCGTGGCGCGCGGCGAGGTCGTGTTCAGCGGTCCGGCCGAACAGGCCCGCCGCAACACCTCGGTGGTCCGCGCCTTCCTGGGGGAGGCGGCTCTCGAGTCCTGA
- a CDS encoding branched-chain amino acid ABC transporter permease, which translates to MAEILIDAVTLGALYLLFALGMSVAWGTIGILNFAHGSTFMFSAMVAHYAVQSVALPMWAMVLLGAAVGMVLSVLTQALIFNLILRRNPDLLKAEMQIVVGGIGAASVLLAIAQNLTKSVPFGFSASTFQIATYQLGPVQISNVQIVILVAAFGLAGLAAWWLRSARAGLALRAIGVNPEVASLMGVDRGRMALGTMAAAGALAGVAGILLTYYLGSIAPETGDSFLISAFAAIILGGIGSVAGVVTGAMVLALAETLVVTQMSGTWASAVAFGLIFVVLLFLPRGIFGRKEVRRT; encoded by the coding sequence GTGGCGGAGATCCTGATCGACGCGGTCACCCTCGGCGCGCTGTACCTCCTCTTCGCGCTCGGCATGAGCGTGGCGTGGGGAACCATCGGCATCCTCAACTTCGCCCACGGCAGCACCTTCATGTTCTCGGCGATGGTCGCCCACTACGCCGTGCAGTCGGTGGCGCTGCCGATGTGGGCCATGGTCCTGCTCGGCGCCGCCGTCGGCATGGTGCTGTCGGTGCTGACCCAGGCGCTGATCTTCAACCTGATCCTGCGCCGCAACCCCGACCTGCTCAAGGCCGAGATGCAGATCGTGGTGGGCGGCATCGGCGCCGCCAGCGTCCTGCTGGCGATCGCCCAGAACCTGACCAAGAGCGTGCCGTTCGGCTTCTCGGCCAGCACGTTCCAGATCGCGACCTACCAGCTCGGCCCGGTGCAGATCTCCAACGTGCAGATCGTCATCCTCGTGGCCGCCTTCGGGCTGGCGGGCCTGGCCGCGTGGTGGCTGAGGTCCGCCCGCGCCGGACTGGCACTGCGCGCCATCGGCGTCAACCCCGAGGTCGCCAGCCTCATGGGCGTCGACCGCGGCCGGATGGCGCTCGGCACGATGGCGGCGGCCGGGGCGCTGGCCGGGGTCGCCGGGATCCTGCTCACCTACTACCTCGGCTCGATCGCCCCCGAGACCGGCGACAGCTTCCTGATCAGCGCGTTCGCCGCGATCATCCTCGGCGGTATCGGATCGGTCGCCGGAGTGGTCACCGGAGCGATGGTCCTGGCCCTGGCCGAGACCCTCGTGGTGACCCAGATGTCGGGCACCTGGGCCAGCGCGGTGGCCTTCGGCCTCATCTTCGTGGTGCTGCTCTTCCTGCCGCGCGGCATCTTCGGCCGTAAGGAGGTGCGTCGGACATGA
- a CDS encoding ABC transporter substrate-binding protein, translating to MNMRKNWFRSVFAVTGAATLIAGLTACGSSDAGEAAGSGAGEGLPDTIKIMSIKEMTGPVAFAGENSTKGVDLAVEQINEQGFLGDTKLEIDLKDSSDSTQEAASFATQAVSDSSYAAILGPGLSAQASAISPIAEKGQIPVVYYQAGSEGVLVGDYTYRVTAPAGSYYPVIGDYLKDRKVETAAVLYNSGNPTLTELGEKTVPGVIEDNGVSIERSDGVAVDAQDFTAVSSQIANDAPDAVFVLLTGPQNPRAVSQLRQKGYEGEIIGMTTMGAGNLQTAGEEAAGVVWPSNFSARSEAPSTQEFVEAYQEKYDGEVPNNYAAEGYDTVWLLARGIKEADSAERTAIQEGIAKIAAEGFDGAQGPLAFEGNDVRVEGVLASWDGSEEIVLTLDGS from the coding sequence ATGAACATGCGTAAGAACTGGTTCCGCTCTGTCTTCGCCGTCACCGGAGCCGCAACACTCATCGCCGGTCTCACCGCCTGCGGCAGCTCCGACGCCGGAGAGGCCGCGGGGAGCGGAGCGGGCGAGGGCCTGCCGGACACGATCAAGATCATGTCCATCAAGGAGATGACCGGCCCCGTCGCCTTCGCCGGGGAGAACAGCACCAAGGGCGTCGACCTGGCGGTCGAGCAGATCAACGAGCAGGGCTTCCTCGGCGACACCAAGCTGGAGATCGACCTCAAGGACAGCTCCGACAGCACCCAGGAGGCCGCCAGCTTCGCCACCCAGGCGGTGTCCGACTCCTCCTACGCCGCCATCCTCGGCCCCGGACTCAGCGCCCAGGCCTCCGCCATCTCCCCGATCGCGGAGAAGGGCCAGATCCCGGTCGTCTACTACCAGGCCGGCAGCGAGGGCGTCCTGGTCGGCGACTACACCTACCGGGTCACCGCTCCGGCGGGCTCCTACTACCCCGTCATCGGCGACTACCTGAAGGACAGGAAGGTCGAGACCGCCGCCGTCCTCTACAACAGCGGCAACCCCACCCTCACCGAACTCGGTGAGAAGACGGTGCCCGGGGTGATCGAGGACAACGGCGTCTCCATCGAGCGCTCCGACGGCGTCGCGGTCGACGCCCAGGACTTCACCGCGGTCAGCTCCCAGATCGCCAACGACGCCCCCGACGCGGTCTTCGTCCTGCTCACCGGCCCGCAGAACCCCCGCGCCGTCAGCCAGCTGCGGCAGAAGGGCTACGAGGGCGAGATCATCGGCATGACCACGATGGGCGCCGGCAACCTGCAGACCGCCGGGGAGGAGGCCGCCGGAGTCGTGTGGCCCAGCAACTTCAGCGCCCGCAGCGAGGCCCCCTCCACCCAGGAGTTCGTCGAGGCCTACCAGGAGAAGTACGACGGCGAGGTCCCCAACAACTACGCCGCCGAGGGCTACGACACCGTCTGGCTGCTGGCCCGCGGCATCAAGGAGGCGGACAGCGCCGAGCGCACCGCCATCCAGGAGGGAATCGCCAAGATCGCCGCGGAGGGCTTCGACGGCGCCCAGGGACCCCTGGCCTTCGAGGGCAACGACGTGCGCGTCGAGGGCGTGCTGGCCAGCTGGGACGGCTCCGAGGAGATCGTCCTCACCCTGGACGGCTCCTGA
- a CDS encoding HpcH/HpaI aldolase/citrate lyase family protein, protein MQPYRSVLFVPGHRPGWVDKALASGTDAIVLDLEDSVPQAQKAAARATVAESIRRVRADNADVGLFVRVNPLNTRMTGADLEEVVVPGLTGVFAPKVEQATDVLRYDALLDHFESRNGVDGLEYIIPVETVRAIHSCLEVATASPRVGAMIGPTAEHADIARAVGYEWTPEGTETLYHRSRILLACREAGIHALTGLWEDLENLDGLREFARRGRRLGYRGMIAIHPSHVAVVNDVFTPSDADVAFYRGLVEAYEKAAAEGVGALRYRGVHIDKAHYDKALDWLERAERLRADGRGAGREAK, encoded by the coding sequence ATGCAGCCCTACCGCTCCGTACTCTTCGTCCCCGGCCACCGCCCCGGGTGGGTGGACAAGGCGCTGGCCTCGGGAACAGACGCGATCGTGCTCGACCTGGAGGACTCGGTGCCCCAGGCGCAGAAGGCCGCCGCCCGGGCCACCGTCGCCGAGTCCATCCGGCGGGTGCGCGCCGACAACGCCGACGTCGGCCTGTTCGTCCGGGTCAACCCGCTCAACACGAGGATGACCGGCGCCGACCTGGAGGAGGTCGTGGTTCCGGGACTGACCGGCGTCTTCGCCCCCAAGGTCGAGCAGGCCACCGACGTGCTGCGCTACGACGCGCTGCTGGACCACTTCGAGTCCCGCAACGGCGTGGACGGCCTGGAGTACATCATCCCGGTGGAGACGGTGCGCGCCATCCACTCCTGTCTGGAGGTGGCCACCGCGTCCCCGCGGGTGGGGGCCATGATCGGCCCGACCGCCGAGCACGCCGACATCGCGCGGGCCGTGGGCTACGAGTGGACGCCGGAGGGCACCGAGACGCTCTACCACCGCAGCCGCATCCTGCTCGCCTGCCGCGAGGCCGGGATCCACGCCCTCACCGGACTGTGGGAGGACCTTGAGAACCTCGACGGCCTGCGCGAGTTCGCGCGGCGGGGCCGCCGGCTCGGCTACCGGGGGATGATCGCGATCCACCCCAGCCACGTCGCGGTCGTCAACGACGTGTTCACCCCCTCCGACGCCGACGTCGCCTTCTACCGGGGGCTGGTCGAGGCCTACGAGAAGGCCGCCGCCGAGGGGGTCGGAGCGCTGCGCTACCGGGGTGTGCACATCGACAAGGCCCACTACGACAAGGCACTGGACTGGCTGGAGCGCGCCGAGCGCCTGCGGGCGGACGGCCGCGGGGCGGGGAGGGAAGCGAAATGA
- a CDS encoding MaoC family dehydratase, with product MTMRGLYFEEFEVGRVYKHPFTRTVTEMDNVMFTSLTMNLQPLHLDEEFAKNTVHGRRVFNSLFTLALIGAFHVPELTMGTTLGNLGYDEVKFPHPVFHGDTLRAETTILDKRESRSRTDSGIVWFEHRGYNQDDVLVCMCRRVGLMLKKPVDADNSEGEA from the coding sequence ATGACCATGCGCGGGCTGTACTTCGAGGAGTTCGAGGTGGGCAGGGTGTACAAGCACCCGTTCACCCGGACCGTCACCGAGATGGACAACGTCATGTTCACCTCGCTGACGATGAACCTGCAGCCGCTGCACCTCGACGAGGAGTTCGCCAAGAACACCGTCCACGGCCGCCGCGTCTTCAACAGCCTGTTCACCCTCGCGCTCATCGGCGCCTTCCACGTGCCCGAGCTGACCATGGGCACCACCCTGGGCAACCTCGGCTACGACGAGGTCAAGTTCCCGCACCCGGTCTTCCACGGCGACACCCTGCGCGCCGAGACCACCATCCTCGACAAACGCGAGTCCAGGAGCCGGACCGACTCCGGCATCGTCTGGTTCGAGCACCGCGGATACAACCAGGACGACGTCCTGGTCTGCATGTGCCGCCGGGTGGGACTCATGCTCAAGAAGCCGGTCGACGCCGACAACAGCGAGGGAGAGGCCTGA
- a CDS encoding branched-chain amino acid ABC transporter permease — protein sequence MTAWYASHLVLIEATFINFLLALSIHVPLRVGVFSFAGVGSYGLGAYTAAVLTLRYEVPAAVAIGAAVLFSALVGYLFSLLVARLSGLYLAMATIAFVLIIAVLATNGGELTGGAHGLYGVISDLTTGGVVVVCAVAALLLALTERGPLRRRVDAVREDPELSLSMGIAVVPMRQIAFAVSGALGACAGAMNTLLRTTVSPEEVNFHLIVLALTMVIIGGIRSWLGALIGAVIFTWLPSVLSTAGQWQDLVYGLIIILAAVFMPTGLLGLAQSGYRKLRGRSGGAVAASADGADAQERAVREALGGESSKEGVR from the coding sequence ATGACCGCCTGGTACGCGTCCCACCTGGTCCTGATCGAGGCCACGTTCATCAACTTCCTGCTGGCGCTGAGCATCCACGTCCCCCTGCGGGTCGGCGTCTTCTCCTTCGCCGGAGTCGGCAGCTACGGACTGGGTGCCTACACCGCGGCCGTCCTGACCCTGCGCTACGAGGTCCCGGCCGCCGTCGCCATCGGCGCGGCCGTCCTCTTCTCCGCGCTCGTCGGCTACCTGTTCTCCCTGCTGGTCGCCCGGCTGAGCGGGTTGTACCTGGCCATGGCCACCATCGCGTTCGTGCTGATCATCGCGGTGCTCGCCACCAACGGCGGCGAGCTGACCGGGGGCGCGCACGGCCTGTACGGGGTGATCAGCGACCTGACGACCGGGGGCGTGGTGGTGGTCTGCGCGGTTGCGGCGCTGCTGCTCGCCCTCACCGAGCGCGGTCCGCTGCGCAGGCGCGTCGACGCGGTGCGCGAGGACCCGGAGCTGTCGCTGTCCATGGGCATCGCAGTGGTGCCCATGCGGCAGATCGCCTTCGCGGTCAGCGGCGCGCTGGGCGCGTGCGCCGGGGCGATGAACACCCTGCTGCGCACCACCGTCTCCCCCGAGGAGGTCAACTTCCACCTGATCGTGCTCGCCCTGACGATGGTCATCATCGGCGGGATCCGGTCGTGGCTGGGAGCCCTCATCGGCGCCGTGATCTTCACCTGGCTGCCGAGCGTGCTGTCCACCGCGGGCCAGTGGCAGGACCTGGTCTACGGACTGATCATCATCCTCGCCGCGGTCTTCATGCCCACCGGCCTGCTGGGCCTCGCCCAGAGCGGCTACCGGAAGCTGCGCGGCCGGTCGGGCGGGGCCGTCGCCGCGTCGGCCGACGGGGCCGACGCGCAGGAACGCGCGGTCCGCGAGGCGCTCGGCGGCGAATCCTCCAAGGAGGGGGTGCGATGA
- a CDS encoding acyl-CoA dehydrogenase family protein, whose translation MDFSKDTVHEDIRSAVRDLCANFSDDYWMEHDQSQEFPWEFYNAVVKGGWLGLTVPTEYGGGGLGVTEAAIVEQEIAASGAGMNGCSAVHIGIFGFEPIIRHGSEDLKRRFLPRLVGGDLHVSFAVTEPDAGTDTTNISTFARRVDGGWLVSGKKVWITKAQEAERLILLARTTPRDQVAKKTDGLTLFFAPMDRERVTVRRIPKMGRNAIDTNELFIDDLFVPEGDVVGEVGRGFRTILAGLNAERVISANAAIGIGRAALRRATDYARQRTVFGRPIGQNQGIAFPLAQALIKLDAADVMCQRAAWLIDNDQPSGREANAAKYLAAEAGFFAADAALSAHGGYGYSREYHVERYFREARLMRIAPISQEMVLNYVSEHVLGLPRSY comes from the coding sequence ATGGACTTCAGCAAGGACACAGTGCACGAGGACATCCGCTCGGCGGTGCGTGACCTGTGCGCGAACTTCTCCGACGACTACTGGATGGAGCACGACCAGTCGCAGGAGTTCCCCTGGGAGTTCTACAACGCCGTGGTCAAGGGCGGCTGGCTGGGGCTGACCGTCCCCACCGAGTACGGCGGCGGCGGGCTCGGCGTCACCGAGGCCGCCATCGTGGAGCAGGAGATCGCCGCCTCCGGCGCGGGCATGAACGGCTGCAGCGCCGTGCACATCGGCATCTTCGGCTTCGAGCCGATCATCAGGCACGGCAGCGAGGACCTCAAGCGGCGCTTCCTGCCCCGCCTCGTCGGCGGTGACCTGCACGTGTCCTTCGCCGTCACCGAACCCGACGCGGGCACCGACACCACCAACATCTCCACCTTCGCCCGCAGGGTCGACGGCGGCTGGCTGGTCTCCGGCAAGAAGGTGTGGATCACCAAGGCCCAGGAGGCCGAGCGGCTGATCCTGCTGGCCCGCACCACCCCGCGCGACCAGGTGGCCAAGAAGACCGACGGGCTGACGCTGTTCTTCGCCCCCATGGACCGCGAGCGCGTCACGGTGCGGCGCATCCCCAAGATGGGCCGCAACGCCATCGACACCAACGAGCTGTTCATCGACGACCTGTTCGTCCCCGAGGGAGACGTCGTCGGCGAGGTCGGCAGGGGCTTCCGGACCATCCTGGCCGGCCTCAACGCCGAACGGGTCATCTCGGCCAACGCCGCCATCGGCATCGGACGCGCCGCGCTGCGCCGGGCCACCGACTACGCCAGGCAGCGCACGGTCTTCGGCCGCCCGATCGGCCAGAACCAGGGCATCGCGTTCCCGCTCGCCCAGGCCCTCATCAAACTCGACGCCGCCGACGTGATGTGCCAGCGCGCCGCCTGGCTCATCGACAACGACCAGCCCAGCGGCCGCGAGGCCAACGCCGCCAAGTACCTGGCCGCCGAGGCCGGGTTCTTCGCCGCCGACGCGGCGCTGAGCGCGCACGGCGGCTACGGCTACAGCAGGGAGTACCACGTCGAGCGGTACTTCCGTGAGGCGCGGCTCATGCGCATCGCGCCGATCAGCCAGGAGATGGTCCTCAACTACGTGTCCGAGCACGTCCTCGGACTGCCGAGGAGCTACTGA
- a CDS encoding FadR/GntR family transcriptional regulator produces the protein MLPNIMSGFGSSGVTWERRSEKVSEIVAREIVRDIARRRPAPNSVLESESAMIKRYQVARGSLREALRILEVHGLIRMKPGPGGGPVLSEVSSRDFGRMATLFFQVLDIRFAELVEARLMLEPFIARLAAERHDPDDNEELRAIVRQGYEAQTTEAWLRATDAFHTKVLSMSGNGMLTLIACALKDIFTERASTVYVANEGGHIRDAHSGIAEAVINGDAETAERLMRDHLQGYAEMVAQREPNLMDEVVDWR, from the coding sequence ATGCTGCCGAACATTATGAGTGGATTTGGGTCATCCGGCGTCACATGGGAACGGCGCAGCGAGAAGGTCTCCGAGATCGTCGCCCGTGAGATCGTGCGTGACATCGCCAGACGGCGTCCCGCTCCGAATTCCGTCCTGGAATCGGAGAGCGCCATGATCAAGCGCTACCAGGTGGCACGCGGTTCGCTCCGTGAGGCGCTGCGCATCCTCGAGGTGCACGGCCTGATCCGGATGAAACCGGGGCCGGGCGGCGGTCCCGTGCTGTCCGAGGTGAGCAGTCGCGATTTCGGCCGGATGGCCACTCTGTTCTTCCAGGTTCTCGACATTCGTTTCGCCGAACTCGTCGAGGCCCGTCTCATGTTGGAGCCGTTCATCGCCCGACTGGCGGCCGAGCGGCACGATCCGGACGACAACGAGGAACTGCGGGCCATCGTGCGGCAGGGTTACGAGGCCCAGACCACCGAGGCCTGGCTGCGGGCCACCGACGCCTTCCACACCAAGGTGCTGTCGATGTCGGGCAACGGCATGCTCACGCTCATCGCCTGCGCGTTGAAGGACATCTTCACCGAGCGCGCCTCGACCGTCTACGTGGCCAACGAGGGCGGCCACATCAGGGACGCGCACTCCGGGATCGCCGAGGCCGTCATCAACGGCGACGCCGAGACCGCGGAGCGCCTGATGCGCGACCACCTCCAGGGGTACGCGGAGATGGTCGCCCAGCGCGAACCGAACCTGATGGACGAGGTCGTCGACTGGCGTTAG